A region of the Cyanobium usitatum str. Tous genome:
GTGCCAGCCAGTCTCGCTGATCAGCCCAGAGGCAGTGAAGCGGCAACCCTGGCCATCGCCCTAGGCGCCAACCTGCCCAGCCACTGCGGTGGCCCGATAGCCACCCTAATCGCCGTGCGGCCCCTGCTCGAAGCCAGCCTGCGCCAGTGGGGCCAGGGCCTCAGCTCGGGGCCCACCGGCTTCCGCTGGTCTCCTCTGTTTGAGACCGAACCGGTAGGCGGCCCCCCAGGCCAGCCGACCTATATCAATGCGGTCCTAGTGGTGGACGGCCTGGTGGCAGGGCTGGGAGCTGATGGGGCAAGGG
Encoded here:
- the folK gene encoding 2-amino-4-hydroxy-6-hydroxymethyldihydropteridine diphosphokinase — protein: MPASLADQPRGSEAATLAIALGANLPSHCGGPIATLIAVRPLLEASLRQWGQGLSSGPTGFRWSPLFETEPVGGPPGQPTYINAVLVVDGLVAGLGADGARAAAGEALLEQLQTLEHDFGRERQARWTPRSLDLDLLWWGDLSCHTPRLQLPHPLWRQRDFVLAPLAALAGLAPEPGCAVLALAGRPGWPEQLG